In one Silene latifolia isolate original U9 population chromosome 10, ASM4854445v1, whole genome shotgun sequence genomic region, the following are encoded:
- the LOC141605663 gene encoding (R)-mandelonitrile lyase-like: protein MSQDSQVVGLLFKIVAKFMEKIHKLIMVMLIILFFASFTTVGSLHAPGYLQFTMNATAFPVEDYYDYVIVGGGTAGCPLASTLSANHKVLLLERGGVPYGKQNVMTQEGFLSTLLQIDSFDSPAQAFTSEDGVPNTRGRILGGSSAINAGFYSRADQDFYVKSSLNWDLRLVNESYEWVEKTIVFRPELRSWQSSIRDSLLEAGISPYNGFSLEHLTGTKIGGSTFDSSGNRHSAADLLTLGKEPNLKVAIHANVQRVLLATTSASDNSKLTAIGVVYQDAMGRFHHAMVHNDGEVILSAGAIGSPQLLLLSGVGSRPYLSSWGIPVAHHLPYVGQFLYDNPRNGISIVPPVPLEHSLIQVVGITEEGSYLEAASNMIPFAALSQSAFTRSPSSPLFLTVATIMEKISGPLSSGSLQLTSTDIRLNPSIRFNYFNDPKDVEACVAGIRKIGDVLRSRSMDDFKSTTWVGRRDFRFLGPSLPVDQSDDILMGEFCRRTVSTIWHYHGGCVVGKVVDRDLRVMGIDALRVVDGSILTVSPGTNPQATVLMLGRYMGMKIMRERTR from the exons ATGAGTCAAGATTCACAAGTTGTTGGATTGTTGTTCAAGATTGTTGCTAAATTCATGGAAAAGATTCACAAGTTGATAATGGTGATGCTCATTATCCTTTTCTTCGCCTCCTTCACCACAGTTGGTTCTCTACATG CTCCTGGTTATCTTCAGTTCACAATGAATGCCACAGCGTTTCCTGTGGAAGACTACTATGACTATGTAATTGTCGGGGGTGGCACTGCTGGTTGTCCGTTGGCTTCTACCTTGTCAGCGAATCATAAAGTGTTGTTGTTGGAGCGAGGTGGAGTGCCTTACGGGAAGCAAAATGTGATGACCCAAGAAGGCTTCCTGTCCACTCTCTTACAGATTGACTCATTTGACTCTCCAGCACAGGCTTTTACTTCTGAAGATGGGGTACCCAATACTCGTGGTCGTATTCTCGGTGGAAGTAGCGCTATAAATGCTGGATTTTACAGTCGGGCAGATCAGGACTTTTATGTCAAATCCAGCCTTAACTGGGATCTGAGACTGGTGAACGAATCGTATGAATGGGTGGAAAAGACTATTGTCTTCCGTCCTGAACTACGAAGTTGGCAGTCAAGTATTAGAGACAGTTTACTGGAGGCTGGGATAAGCCCATACAATGGTTTTAGTTTGGAGCATCTTACCGGAACCAAAATCGGTGGGTCCACATTTGATAGCTCCGGAAATAGGCACAGTGCTGCTGACTTGCTGACCTTGGGAAAAGAACCAAATCTAAAAGTGGCTATTCATGCAAATGTTCAGCGAGTTTTACTTGCCACGACTTCTGCTTCCGATAATTCCAAATTGACAGCCATCGGTGTGGTGTATCAAGACGCCATGGGCCGTTTCCACCATGCAATGGTTCATAATGACGGGGAGGTCATTCTTTCTGCAGGTGCTATCGGTAGTCCTCAGCTACTTTTGTTGAGTGGGGTCGGTTCTCGGCCTTATCTTTCTTCATGGGGTATTCCTGTTGCTCATCATTTGCCTTATGTGGGCCAGTTTCTGTATGATAATCCGAGAAACGGGATATCAATTGTGCCTCCTGTGCCTCTAGAACACTCTCTTATTCAAGTTGTGGGCATCACTGAAGAGGGTTCTTACTTAGAGGCGGCATCAAATATGATCCCTTTTGCTGCTCTTTCTCAGTCTGCTTTTACGAGGTCACCTTCTTCTCCTCTCTTTCTGACTGTGGCCACAATCATGGAGAAAATCTCAGGCCCTCTTTCATCAGGTTCTCTGCAGTTAACTTCCACGGATATTAGGCTGAATCCAAGCATCAGGTTTAATTACtttaatgacccgaaagatgtgGAGGCGTGTGTTGCCGGTATCCGTAAAATTGGGGATGTACTAAGAAGTCGCTCCATGGACGATTTCAAGTCCACCACCTGGGTAGGTCGTAGAGATTTCAGATTTTTAGGACCTTCACTGCCAGTTGATCAATCAGATGACATTCTGATGGGTGAGTTTTGTCGTCGAACAGTGAGCACCATATGGCATTACCATGGTGGCTGTGTAGTGGGCAAGGTTGTCGATAGAGATCTCCGAGTGATGGGCATTGATGCTCTTCGAGTTGTCGATGGCTCCATCTTAACTGTTTCTCCAGGAACCAATCCTCAGGCCACTGTTCTGATGCTTGGCAG ATATATGGGGATGAAGATCATGAGGGAGCGAACAAGGTAG